The stretch of DNA AGCCCAGTCCGGTACCGCCTGCCTCACGGGAACGGGCCTTGTCCACACGGTAAAAGCGCTCAAAAACTTTTTCCCGGTGCTCAGCCGGAATGCCTATTCCGGTATCAGCCACAGTCAATACCAGCCAATTGGGGTCCTGTTTCAGGGAAACATGCACCTGTCCGCCGGCAGGAGTATACTTAATGGCATTATCTACAAGATTAAAGACCACTTGCTTGATCTGATGCAAAACGGCAAAAACCGGTGCCGTTTCCTCCGGAACCGTATAATCAAGGGAAATCTCTTTTTCCAGGGCTTTCTTTTTCAGCATTTCCAGAGTATTGACCACTGTGGGCACCAGATCGGCCATGGCCACCGTGTCTTCTGCCGCCAACCGGTCCAGCCGGGTAAGATCCAGCAGGCTTTCCACCAAGCGAATCATCCGCTCCAACTCCTGGTCTATATCTTCCAGAAATTCCTCCCGCTCCTCTTCCTCCAGCGGATATTCGCGCATGGACTTAACCAGAATGTTAAGGGATGTGAGCGGTGTCCGCATTTCGTGGGACGCATTGGCCACAAACTCCCGCAGCTGACGGGTCATTTCCTGCAGCCTTTCCGCCATGTTGTTAAACTGTTTAGCCAGGCGGCCAATTTCATCCTTGGAACGGACCGGCACCCGCTGTGACAGGTCTCCGCGGGCCATCTGTTCGGTGGCGCCGGTCAAAGCTTCAATGGGACGGGTCAGGCGCTGAGCCAGATAAATTCCGATTAGCGCCGCAAATAATAGCGAAAGGACCGTGGCAATCTGTAGCAGTCGGCTGATATCGCCCAGTACCTGATAGATAAAGGCCAAAGATGTGGAGATAAAAACGGTTCCCACAATATTTTCTTCACTGTAGATAGGAACGGCAACCTGCATCACCCATTGCTGGGACTGCTGGGAAAACTGGACGCTGCGCCCCTCTTCCCCCTCCAGGGCCGCCTCTATCTCCTCACGCTCCAGGGTGGAGCCCACCATTCCCCCCACACGCAAAGAATCCCCCAGTACCCGCTGGCGGTGATCGGTTATCAGTACACGGGCATTAATTTGCTGGGCAAACCCTTCGGCCAGATTAGAGATGGTAACCACATCCGGCGTTGTCCGCAAATAACTGCCCGCCAACTCCGAAATGGGCATGGCGGCCCGGGACACAGTTTCGTACTGATGGTCTATATAGTATTGTTCAAGAAGGCTGTGGAGAAAAAAAGAAGTCAGTACCATGACCGCCAACATTAAAATAACATATGTGGCGGTCAGTTTGGTACGGATGCTGTTAACCATTTTTAGCCTCCCGGAATTTGTACCCGGCTCCCCAAACCGTTAAAATTAACTGTGGTGTGCCCGGGATCCGGTTCAATCTTTTCCCGCAGATGACGAATATGCACATCCACAGTTCGGGCATCACCGTAGTAATCATAGCCCCAGACATGTTCCAGCAGTTTCTCGCGACTGAAAACGCGGCCGGGATGACTGGCCATTAAACTCAGCAGAGCAAACTCTTTGCTGGTAAGATCCACTTCTTTATCCCGGACCCGGACCTTGTGCTGGAATAAATCAATCTGTAAATCCTGCAGACGAATTACCTGCAGATTGCCGGAATCTCCGGAGGAAGACTGTGAGCGACGCATAATAGCCTTAACTCTGGCGGCCAGTTCCCTAGGATTAAAAGGTTTGGTAACATAATCATCGGCACCCAACTCCAGGCCCAGGATTTTATCGATATCCTCACCCCGGGCTGTAAGCATAACTATGGGCACATCGCTGGTTTTGCGGATATTGCGGCAAACCTCAAAACCATCCAGCTTGGGCAGCATTAAGTCCAGCACTATTAAATCCGGGCTTTCCTCGTTAAAAACCCGCAGGGCCTCTTCACCGTCAAAGGCCACCAGCACTTCATACCCTTCCTTTTCCAGATTGAACTTTAAGCCTTTAACAATGGTTTTTTCATCATCTACCACAAGAACGCGGGGCATAGGCTTCGTACCTCCTTTACGAATGTAGACGGTATGCATCTCTGATTTTTTGAATATCTTCCCAAACCGGTCGCTTGCGTGACGGATCACGTAGCAGGGCGGCGGGATGGAACGTGGCCATCATTTGCAGGCCGTCTTTTGTAAACCACCGGCCCCGCACCGCACTGACACGGGCTTGGGGGTCGATTAACGCCTGGGTGGCCAAAGAACCCAGGCATACTACTATGCGTGGTTTTAGCAGAGCGATTTGTTTTTGCAGATGTTCGCTGCAGGCTGCCGCTTCATCCGGGTTTGGCGTCCGGTTTTTAGGGGGGCGGCACTTAACCACATTGGTAATATATACTTCCTCACGGGAAATCTCAGCGGCGGCCAGAATCTTATTTAAAAGCTTCCCCGCCTCACCCACAAAGGGGCGCCCCTGTGCATCTTCCTCTGCACCCGGTGCCTCTCCCACAAAGAGTAAGTCGGCATCGGGGTTACCCTCTCCAAATACTACCTGAGTGGCCTGGCTACGCAGCCCACATTGAGCGCAGTCTAATACATCTTTGGACAGAGCGGCTATAGTTTGGGGTTGTTCCACAACAGGCAGAGGAGCAAAAACTTTGGCGGGCTTTTGCAGCCTTTTTTTCTCCGAGCCTGGTACCAATAGATCAAAAAGTATTCTTTCGCGCATATTATTCACCATATGAATAGTTCCACGTCAAACTCTGTTCTCCTCTTCCCTTTATAGAGAAGAGAAGGGTGATATACCCTTCTCTTCAGCACAGTTTATATTATTTAGCCATCTTAACAAAATAGAGGTGCATACGGTGGTCGTCTGTAAGTTCGGGATGAAAGGAACTCACCAGAATATTACCCTGTCGCGCCGCCACCACCCGATCATCACAGGTGGCCAGAATTTCCACATCTTTGCCGTATTGGGTGATCAGGGGCGCCCGGATAAATACGGTACGAAACGGCTCATCTCCCAGACAGGCTATAGGCAAGTCTGCCTCAAAGCTTTCCCGCTGCCGACCAAAGGCATTACGTTCCACACAAATATCCATCTGGCCCAGCAAAAACTGGTCTGAACCCTCAACTTTCCTTGCTAAAAGAATCATTCCCGCACATGTGCCGTACACCGGCTTACCCTGTTCAATGAGGCCTTGAATGGAAGAAGCCAAATCATAGCGGTCAATTAGCTTGCCGATGGTGGTACTTTCACCGCCGGGAATAATCAAACCGTCCAGATCGGCAAAGTGCTCTTTCTTTTTAACGCACGCCACTTCCACACCGCACTTTTCCAGAGCAGCCACATGCTCGCGCACCGCACCCTGCAGGCAGAGAACGCCAATCTTCATTAACTACCAGCCCCGTTCCTGCATCCGCTCTTCCGGGCGAATGCCGGAAATCTCCAGGCCGGGCATGGCCTCGCCCAACCCACGGGAAACGTCGGCCAACAGCTTGGGGTCATCATAATGCAGTGCCGCATCTACAATGGCTTTGGCCCGGCCCTGGGGGTCTGTGGATTTAAAGATGCCGGAGCCCACAAAAATACCATCACAGCCCAGCTGCATCATTAACGCCGCATCCGCCGGAGTAGCAATGCCGCCTGCAGCAAAATTCACCACCGGCAGCCGGCCCAGTTCTTTAATCTGGCGCACCAGCTCATAAGGTGCGGCAATATTTTTGGCAAAGGTCATCAGCTCATCATCGGGAGTATTAATTAGCTTGCGGATTTCAATCATCATCATCCGCATATGCCGTACGGCTTCCACCACATTGCCGGTACCCGGCTCGCCTTTGGTGCGGATCATGGCTGCGCCTTCACCGATACGGCGCAAAGCTTCGCCCAGATTGCGGGCTCCACAGACAAAAGGCACGGTGAAATCATGCTTGTTGATATGAAATTCATCATCTGCCGGCGTAAGCACTTCGCTTTCGTCAATATAGTCTACACCCAGTGCTTCTAAAATCTGCGCTTCCACAAAATGCCCGATACGCGCCTTGGCCATCACGGGAATAGTGGCCACGTCCATAATGCGGGCAATTATATCCGGATCAGCCATGCGGGCCACGCCCCCTGCGGCACGAATATCTGCAGGTACGCGTTCCAGGGCCATAACGGCCACAGCACCGGCTTCTTCTGCAATCTTAGCCTGTTCAGGAGTGGTGACATCCATGATAACACCGCCCTTTTGCATCTCTGCCAGGCCTTTTTTAACTCGAAAAGTTCCTTGTTCTGCCATACTGTAATCCCCTTTCATCAGCAAACCCTGTTTCCATATATGTTTAGCTAATAATATATTTTACTACACTTTACCATAAAGGACAAGCAGGAGAAGGTTTTGGCAGGATAGTATTATATAGGTGAAATATATCACACATATCATAGCGGAAAAGGAGGGTTAGTATGCCACGGAAATTTATACTTACCGCTTTAGTTGTACTTGTGGTGGGAGTTTTTCTGGTTTTGTATCAGGGTAGCCCAGAGCAGGCTGAGCCAGAACAGCCAGCTGCGGCAGAACAGAACCAGGCTGAACAGGATCAGCAAATTGCCGAAGAAAGCTCTGACCTGCCGGATTTGCCGCAGCAGACGGCAGAAATGGAGTTGGTCGACTCCTACAGTGGGGACCGGGCCATGTGGGAAATACTGCGGCTGCACCGCAACGATTTCCCTCTGGATGACGGAGTGGTGGCCATTTATCAAGGCGAAAATGCCGAAGGAGTGCTTTGGGTATCTGTATCTCCCGATGTGGAGGAAGCAACCAAGTTGATGCAGCTGATGGTACAGGAATTGCCCACCAGCGACGTCTTCCGGGAAGAAGACGTTTTTGAAGCCGCGGGTAAAACCATCTACTATGTTACCGGAATGGGAAAGGATCATTATTATTGGCATGACGATCTTTATGTGTATTGGCTGCAAATAGACAGCCAGGATCCCATCAGCGAACTTAATGTCTTTTTGGAGTACTAGCGTTGTGTTTTTTTAATTCTTGCCTGAAAGACTAACAGGAGTACGGCAACCCCTGCCAGCATCAAAAAAAGTGACGGGGCCACTTCTCCCGGCCGTTGCGTGGGGGCCCTCTCTTGTTCCCTCTCCCCTTGGTCAGTTTGGGCGGAGGGGATTTTTTTTGGCTCGCTTTCTGCCAGAAATTCATTATACGCCGTAATATATTGGCTCTCATCCCAGTTATGATAACGGGCACCCATAAAAAGACGGGTAACCCTCTCCTCTTCCAGAAAGCCGGCCCAATTTAAATCAGCCATGGGTGTTAGCTGTCCCGCTTCGTTTAAAGAAAAAAACATTATCAGGCGCTCTTGGGCCTGGGGAATCTCCGGCTCTTGTCTGAATTGGCCGGAAGATGTCAGGGGGATTCTCAGCACGGCAGCGCCTATATCTCCCCGGTAAACAGTATCCACTTCCACCAACAATTCCGGGATATCAGCATCGCTCACTTCTATAACGCCACCGGCCAGAATAAACTCTGCTTCCTCCACCATCTCCGTCGGTGAAACCATGTCCACACCATGGACAGTGCCTGTCCACAACAGGACTAAAAAAAGGAGTAAAAACCCCAATCTTTTCATATTCTCACCTCTGTCTTCAGGACGGATCAAATGTGGTCTTTAATCTTTCCTTCTGGGAGAAGCGCTCCAAGGCCAGTTTTACCAGCTTCTGCAATAATTCATTGAAAGAAATCCCCGATGCTTCCCACAGTTTTGGATACATACTGATGGATGTGAAGCCGGGCAGGGTGTTTATTTCTATAATCCACATCTCTCCGGTTTTTTCATCCACAAAAAAGTCCACCCGGCCCAGTCCGGCACAGTCCAGCGCAATAAATGTTTGTACCGCCATCTCCCGAACCTTTTTTATGGTCTCCGGGGCCAGTTTTGCCGGGATCTCCAAACCGGAGTTATCGTCCAGATATTTGGCACTGTAATCATAAAAGTCGTTACAGGGGATGATTTCACCGGGAACCGAGGCCTCCGGGCGGTCATTGCCCAGTACACTGCACTCAATCTCACAGCCGGTAAGCATCTTTTCCACCAACACCCGCCGGTCATACTGCAGCGCTTCGTTTATGGCTTTCTCCAGTTGTGCACTGTCATAAGCTTTGGATATTCCCACACTGGAGCCCAGATTAGCCGGCTTTACAAAACAGGGAAAAGCCAACTCTTCTTCAATCTGTTTTAAAAGCTGTTTTTTATTCTCCTCCCAGTCGGCCACGGTAAACCAGAGATATGGCCCCACCGGTAAGCCGGCTGCCAAAAGCCCGGCCTTCATTAATATCTTATCCATACCGATGGCGGAGCCGGGAACTCCGGCCCCCACATAGGGTATCCGTGCCAATTCCAACAGGCCCTGCACCGTGCCGTCTTCGCCGTATGTACCGTGCAAGACCGGGAATACCACATCCACCGGAATTACCTCTCCTGCCTTTTCTCCCTCCAGAACATATAAGCCTCCAATGCCCGGTTCCGGCAGTATTGCCACCCGGACCCCTTCCAGCGTCCAGATTCCTTCCCGGGAAATAAATACCGGTAAAACTTCGTACTGGCCAACATCCCGCAACCCGTCCATAATGGACGCGGCGGAACGCAGTGAAACTTCATGTTCCCCGGAACGGCCGCCATGCAGGACGGCAATGGTTGTTTTACTCATAGTACCCCTCCATGCTCTTAGCTTGGCTATAGTCTATTCATAATTGTGGGCAAATGTGCACAAATACATGCGTCCACACTTCTACTCTTAAGTGTAAAGAGCAAGCGCCACGCGCTTGCTCTCTCTCTAATTTTCTTAGCTGACTTCTGCTTTTTCCGCTTTGGCTTCGGCTATCACCTGTTCGGCGGTATGAGCCGGCACTTCTTCATAGCGGTCAAATTTCATGGTAAAGGAGCCGCGCCCCTGGGTCATGGACCGCAGGTCAATGGCGTATTTAAGCATTTCCGACATGGGCACATTGGCTTTTACCACCTGTAGCCCGTCAATGGGCTCCATACCAAGGATGCGTCCGCGGCGGCTGTTCATATCACCCATGATATCGCCCATAAACTGATCCGGCACCGTTACCTCCACATACATTACCGGCTCAAGCAAGACAGGCTGGGCCTGTTCCGCCCCTTTTTTAAAGGCCAGGTTGGCGGCAATCTTAAAGGCCATTTCCGAAGAATCCACGTTATGATAAGAACCGTCGTAAAGTGTAGCCTTAATATCCACCACGGGATAGCCGGCCAGAATGCCCGACTCCATGGCTTCGCGCAAACCTTTTTCCACAGCGGGAATATATTGTTTGGGTACCGCACCCCCGAAGATTTTATCCTCAAACTCAAAATATTGACCGGACTCCAGCGGTGAGAATTCAATCCAGACATGACCGAACTGTCCACGTCCACCCGACTGTTTCTTGTGCTTTCCTTCCACCTTGGCGGTACCGCGAATAGTTTCTTTATAGGGGATTTTAGGCGCCAATAAATCTACTTCCACGCCAAACTTACTGGCCAGTCGGCTGGTGATGATCTCCAGATGAAGCTCACCCATACCGGAAATCAATGTTTGCTTTACCTCGGTGTTGCGTTCCATGCGGAATGTGGGGTCTTCCTCCAGGAAACGGGCCAAACCGGCGGCCACCTTGTCTTCCTCACCCTGCTTTTTGGGCTCCACCGCAAATGTGGTTACCGGTTCCGGGAATGCAATGGGAGCAAACTCCACAGCGACACTCTTTTCGCACAGTGTATCTCCGGTGGCTGTAGACTGCAGTTTGGCAACGGCGGCAATATCGCCGGCGGGAACCTGATCCAGGTTAATCTGGTTTTTACCCAACATGGTAAAGACCTGCCCTAACCGTTCTCCCTTATCCTTGCTGGAGTTATGCAATTGGCTGTCGCCTTTTAATGTTCCGGAATAGACTCGGAAATAAGAAATCTTACCCACAAAGGGATCGGCAAAGGTTTTAAATACCAACGCAGAAACCGGCCCATTGGGATCTATTTTTACAGCGACTTCTTCTTCGCTGCCTGCTTTCGTAGCTATTACTTCCGCCACATCTGCCGGAGACGGGAAGGCGGAAACAATCATGTCCAACAACGGCTGAGTACCGATATTTTCTGTGGCGGCGCCGCAAAGAACCGGGACAATACTGCCGGTGAGAATACCTTTGCGCAATCCGGAAACTACTTCCTCATCGCTGAGCGGCTCCCCTTCCAGATATTTCATCAGCAGGTCGTCGTCACTTTCAGCCACCGCTTCAATTAACTTTTCCCGGTAATTTTCCACGGTGTCGGCAAGATCGGCGGGGATATCCCCTTCATTAACTTTCTTTCCGTCTCCCTCAAAGGTCAGCGCTTTCATGGAAACCATGTCCACCACACCTTTAAAGGATGCTTCAGCGCCGATGGGAATCTGCACCGGGGCCACTTTGTGGCCGAAAAACTCCTGCAGGTTATCCATAACCTTATCAAAGTTTGCATTCTCTTTGTCCATACGGTTTACAAATACCAACCGCGGCAGACGGTTTTCATCGGCATAGGTCCATACTTTTTCCGTACCAACCTCCACACCGGAAGTGGCAGATACCACCACCACCGCAGCGTCGGCCGCACGCAATGCACCGGATACATCACCAATAAAATCAAAATATCCCGGGGTATCCAATAGGTTAATTTTGACACCGGACCATTCCACCGGTGCCAGAGCTGTGTTGATTGTTACCTGGCGTTTTACTTCTTCAGGGTCAAAATCCGTGGTTGTCGTGCCAGAATCAGCTTTTCCCAAACGATTGATGGCGCCGGTGGTATAAATCATGGCTTCCGCCAAAGAAGTCTTACCTGCCCCGCCATGTGAAACTAAGGCCACGTTGCGAATTTTTTCCGTTGTGTAGGTTTTCACGCCAAAATGCCTCCTTTTTAGTGCTAAAACAATTAGGACACAAAAAGTACAGGACAATCGGTACACAATACAAATTCTTTGGATACTTCGACTATCTGGGAAGAAAATCCTTCCCCGACCTTTAATATTTCTCCAAATACCAGAAATATGCAAATGCAAATTGGTGCAAATTGGGGACGGACCTTTTCTCGCACAAACCGTGCAATTTACTGCAACAGGGGTCAGACCCTTTTTTGCCCGGATGAAAGAACTTAAGGGTCTGACCCCACATCGACCCCACGCAAAAGAGGCACGCCGGTGCGTGCCTCTTTTTGATGTTACTTTTTCTTATTCTCTTCGCTTTTTGCTTCCTTTTTTTCAAACGCTACCTGTTCATCACAGGTGGTGCACTTTTTGGGTTTACAGCGGCCTTCCCGTTCCAGGCCGCATTTGGGGCACTGCCATACTGCCATGCATGTTCACCTCCAAACGTTTTATAATTTCCGTTTCACAAAGAGGATTTATCCTTTCCCCGCCAGAATAATATGTTAGAAAACCGGCAGGAAAGGAGAACAAAGATGACAACCAAAAAGCTCTATCGTTCACGGCACAACAGAATGCTCTCCGGGGTTTGCGGCGGCATTGGTGAATATTTCGATCTGGATCCCACATTAATCCGCCTGGGATGGGTTGTTTTTTCCGTATTTTCAGCAGGCTTTGGCGGGCTGTTGGCCTACATCATCTGCGCACTGATTATTCCGGAACAACCGGCATAAATATGTTTTTTACTCTTTACCGCACCCGGAGTGCGGTTTTTCTTTTATTTTAAAAGTCTTCTTTGGCATCAATCCAGGTCATCATGCGGCGCAATTCTTTACCCACTTTTTCAATCTGGTGCTCCTGCTCCAGATTATTGGTGGCTTTAAAGAACGGGCGGTTGGCCTGGTTTTCTAAAATCCAGTCCAGAGCAAACTTACCGGTTTGCACTTCTTCCAGGATTTTCTTCATTTCCTGGCGTGTTTCATCGGTGACAATCCGCTTGCCCCGGGTTAAATCACCGTACTGTGCGGTGTCAGAAACGGAATAGCGCATATAGGACAGTCCGCCCTGATAAATCAGGTCGATGATCAGTTTCAGCTCATGGAGACACTCAAAGTAAGCAATTTCCGGCTGGTAACCTGCGTCCACCAGGGTGTCAAAGCCGGCCTTAATTAACTCGGAAACTCCACCGCACAATACGGCCTGCTCACCGAAGAGATCGGTTTCCGTTTCCTCTTTGAAAGTTGTTTCAATTACACCGGCGCGGGTGCAGCCAATGCCTTTGGCATAAGCCATGCCAAGATCCCGTGCATTGCCGGTGAAGTCCTGATACACAGCCAAAAGTCCGGGTACTCCTGCACCTTCGGTGTATGTACGGCGCACCAGATGACCCGGGCTTTTCGGGGCCACCATAAACACGTCCACATTTGCCGGCGGCTCAATCTGCTGGAAGTGGATGTTAAAGCCGTGGGAGAAAACCAGGGCATCCCCTTCATTGAGGTAAGGCGCAATTTCATTTTCGTAAACTGCCCGTTGTGTTTCATCGGGCAGCAGAATCTGAATCACGCTGGCCTCACGGGCAGCATCTGCCACCGTCATCACCTTCAGCCCGGCGCTTTCCGCCTCGGCCCGGCGGGCGCTGCCTTCACGCAAACCCACCACCACATCTACACCGGAATCTTTTAAGTTTTGGGCCTGAGCATGTCCCTGGCTGCCAAATCCCATCACCGCCACGGTGCGGCCCTTCAACAATTCCAGGTTTGCATCCTGATCATAATACATTTTTGCCATCTTACTTTACCTCCCCATTTTTGGTTGTTTTGCTGCCGCGCAGCAGTGCTATTTTTCCTGTTCGGACAATTTCCAGAATTCCGTAGTGCGAAAGCAGAAGCGCGATGGCCTCCAGTTTTTCTTCGTTGCCCGTGATTTCAATAATCAGGGAATCCAGGGAGACATCCACAATTTTGGCACGGAATGTTTCCACAATCTGCTGGATTTCCGCCCGGTTTGCCGCATCAGCCTTCACTTTGATTAGCACCAGTTCCCGGTTTACCGAGGGCTCTTCCGTCAGATTGCTGATCCTAATTACATTTATCAGCTTATTAAGCTGCTTTATTACCTGCTCCAGCGTTTTCTCGTCGGCGTCCACTTCTATGGTCATGCGGGAAATGCCGGGATCCAGGGTTTTACCCACCGCCAGGCTTTCAATGTTAAAGCCACGGCGGGCAAAAAGGCCTGCCACCCGCACCAACACACCGGGTTTATTCTCCACAAGAACGGCAAGAACGTACTTCATCATTCTTCCCCCCTGACCATATCACAGATGGGACAATTGGGCGGTACCATGGGGAACACATTTTCCTCGGCGCGCACCCTAAAATCCATAACCACAGGTCCCGGTGTCTCCAGGGCCTTTTTAATCACCGCAGTGACCTCAGACGGTTTTTCTGCCCGCAGGCCCGTTGCTCCGTACGCTTCGGCCAACTTGACAAAATCCGGACCCTGCTCCATTACCACCGAAGAGTAGCGACGTTTGAAAAACATCTGCTGCCACTGGCGTACCATTCCTAGAAACTGGTTATTAATAATTGCCACTTTCACCGGTATGTTATACTCCACCGCAGTGGCCAATTCCTGTGAATTCATCTGAAAACTGCCGTCACCGGCAATACAGAACACCGTCTCTCCGGGACGTGCCACCTGTGCTCCCAGCGAAGCGGGGAAGCCGTAACCCATGGTTCCCAGTCCACCGGAAGAAGCAAAGGAGCGCGGTTTGTTAAACTTGTAGTATTGCGCCGTCCACATCTGATGCTGGCCCACTTCGGTGGTAATCAGCGCTTCACCATCGGTTTCCTGATAAATCATTTCAATGACGTATTGCGGCGAAATATCGCTGTCGTCTTCCTGATTATACCCTAAAGGCACTTCTTTACGCCATTCTCCGATTCTTGCCAGCCAGTCCTCATGGTTTTTGGGTTCAACTTTTTTCAGAACCTCACAGAGAACCCGTTTCACATCACCCACCACCGGAATGTCTACTTTCACATTTTTGCCGATTTCCGCCGGGTCAATATCGATATGAATAATTTTAGCATTTTTGGCAAAATGACTTAATTTACCCGTTACCCGGTCATCAAAGCGGGCCCCGATGGCAATAATCAAATCTGCTT from Dethiobacter alkaliphilus AHT 1 encodes:
- a CDS encoding uracil-DNA glycosylase, which codes for MRERILFDLLVPGSEKKRLQKPAKVFAPLPVVEQPQTIAALSKDVLDCAQCGLRSQATQVVFGEGNPDADLLFVGEAPGAEEDAQGRPFVGEAGKLLNKILAAAEISREEVYITNVVKCRPPKNRTPNPDEAAACSEHLQKQIALLKPRIVVCLGSLATQALIDPQARVSAVRGRWFTKDGLQMMATFHPAALLRDPSRKRPVWEDIQKIRDAYRLHS
- the ilvC gene encoding ketol-acid reductoisomerase, whose amino-acid sequence is MAKMYYDQDANLELLKGRTVAVMGFGSQGHAQAQNLKDSGVDVVVGLREGSARRAEAESAGLKVMTVADAAREASVIQILLPDETQRAVYENEIAPYLNEGDALVFSHGFNIHFQQIEPPANVDVFMVAPKSPGHLVRRTYTEGAGVPGLLAVYQDFTGNARDLGMAYAKGIGCTRAGVIETTFKEETETDLFGEQAVLCGGVSELIKAGFDTLVDAGYQPEIAYFECLHELKLIIDLIYQGGLSYMRYSVSDTAQYGDLTRGKRIVTDETRQEMKKILEEVQTGKFALDWILENQANRPFFKATNNLEQEHQIEKVGKELRRMMTWIDAKEDF
- a CDS encoding RCKP-type rubredoxin-like domain-containing protein, giving the protein MAVWQCPKCGLEREGRCKPKKCTTCDEQVAFEKKEAKSEENKKK
- a CDS encoding PspC domain-containing protein, whose protein sequence is MTTKKLYRSRHNRMLSGVCGGIGEYFDLDPTLIRLGWVVFSVFSAGFGGLLAYIICALIIPEQPA
- a CDS encoding sensor histidine kinase; this translates as MVNSIRTKLTATYVILMLAVMVLTSFFLHSLLEQYYIDHQYETVSRAAMPISELAGSYLRTTPDVVTISNLAEGFAQQINARVLITDHRQRVLGDSLRVGGMVGSTLEREEIEAALEGEEGRSVQFSQQSQQWVMQVAVPIYSEENIVGTVFISTSLAFIYQVLGDISRLLQIATVLSLLFAALIGIYLAQRLTRPIEALTGATEQMARGDLSQRVPVRSKDEIGRLAKQFNNMAERLQEMTRQLREFVANASHEMRTPLTSLNILVKSMREYPLEEEEREEFLEDIDQELERMIRLVESLLDLTRLDRLAAEDTVAMADLVPTVVNTLEMLKKKALEKEISLDYTVPEETAPVFAVLHQIKQVVFNLVDNAIKYTPAGGQVHVSLKQDPNWLVLTVADTGIGIPAEHREKVFERFYRVDKARSREAGGTGLGLSIVYEIVQRHGGQIFVEDNDDGIGSRFVVKLPLIPEAEAAQSVNKN
- the pdxT gene encoding pyridoxal 5'-phosphate synthase glutaminase subunit PdxT — encoded protein: MKIGVLCLQGAVREHVAALEKCGVEVACVKKKEHFADLDGLIIPGGESTTIGKLIDRYDLASSIQGLIEQGKPVYGTCAGMILLARKVEGSDQFLLGQMDICVERNAFGRQRESFEADLPIACLGDEPFRTVFIRAPLITQYGKDVEILATCDDRVVAARQGNILVSSFHPELTDDHRMHLYFVKMAK
- the ilvN gene encoding acetolactate synthase small subunit gives rise to the protein MKYVLAVLVENKPGVLVRVAGLFARRGFNIESLAVGKTLDPGISRMTIEVDADEKTLEQVIKQLNKLINVIRISNLTEEPSVNRELVLIKVKADAANRAEIQQIVETFRAKIVDVSLDSLIIEITGNEEKLEAIALLLSHYGILEIVRTGKIALLRGSKTTKNGEVK
- the fusA gene encoding elongation factor G; this translates as MKTYTTEKIRNVALVSHGGAGKTSLAEAMIYTTGAINRLGKADSGTTTTDFDPEEVKRQVTINTALAPVEWSGVKINLLDTPGYFDFIGDVSGALRAADAAVVVVSATSGVEVGTEKVWTYADENRLPRLVFVNRMDKENANFDKVMDNLQEFFGHKVAPVQIPIGAEASFKGVVDMVSMKALTFEGDGKKVNEGDIPADLADTVENYREKLIEAVAESDDDLLMKYLEGEPLSDEEVVSGLRKGILTGSIVPVLCGAATENIGTQPLLDMIVSAFPSPADVAEVIATKAGSEEEVAVKIDPNGPVSALVFKTFADPFVGKISYFRVYSGTLKGDSQLHNSSKDKGERLGQVFTMLGKNQINLDQVPAGDIAAVAKLQSTATGDTLCEKSVAVEFAPIAFPEPVTTFAVEPKKQGEEDKVAAGLARFLEEDPTFRMERNTEVKQTLISGMGELHLEIITSRLASKFGVEVDLLAPKIPYKETIRGTAKVEGKHKKQSGGRGQFGHVWIEFSPLESGQYFEFEDKIFGGAVPKQYIPAVEKGLREAMESGILAGYPVVDIKATLYDGSYHNVDSSEMAFKIAANLAFKKGAEQAQPVLLEPVMYVEVTVPDQFMGDIMGDMNSRRGRILGMEPIDGLQVVKANVPMSEMLKYAIDLRSMTQGRGSFTMKFDRYEEVPAHTAEQVIAEAKAEKAEVS
- a CDS encoding D-alanine--D-alanine ligase family protein; the protein is MSKTTIAVLHGGRSGEHEVSLRSAASIMDGLRDVGQYEVLPVFISREGIWTLEGVRVAILPEPGIGGLYVLEGEKAGEVIPVDVVFPVLHGTYGEDGTVQGLLELARIPYVGAGVPGSAIGMDKILMKAGLLAAGLPVGPYLWFTVADWEENKKQLLKQIEEELAFPCFVKPANLGSSVGISKAYDSAQLEKAINEALQYDRRVLVEKMLTGCEIECSVLGNDRPEASVPGEIIPCNDFYDYSAKYLDDNSGLEIPAKLAPETIKKVREMAVQTFIALDCAGLGRVDFFVDEKTGEMWIIEINTLPGFTSISMYPKLWEASGISFNELLQKLVKLALERFSQKERLKTTFDPS
- the pdxS gene encoding pyridoxal 5'-phosphate synthase lyase subunit PdxS, with the protein product MAEQGTFRVKKGLAEMQKGGVIMDVTTPEQAKIAEEAGAVAVMALERVPADIRAAGGVARMADPDIIARIMDVATIPVMAKARIGHFVEAQILEALGVDYIDESEVLTPADDEFHINKHDFTVPFVCGARNLGEALRRIGEGAAMIRTKGEPGTGNVVEAVRHMRMMMIEIRKLINTPDDELMTFAKNIAAPYELVRQIKELGRLPVVNFAAGGIATPADAALMMQLGCDGIFVGSGIFKSTDPQGRAKAIVDAALHYDDPKLLADVSRGLGEAMPGLEISGIRPEERMQERGW